The following are encoded together in the Thermoanaerobaculia bacterium genome:
- a CDS encoding multiheme c-type cytochrome, with protein MKNNYLWPLTLAILLVTSLLLGSAPCTTCHTKVTPGIVKQWESSKHFKAGIDCADCHGAEEGEPDAFLHNGAWVSIIVSPKDCSQCHEKEFMEQKGSHHAKAAEILGSLDNLLGEVVGGPPAVDAGCRQCHGSAVRVDDQGKPTKETWPNTGMGRINPDGSAGSCSACHARHEFSAAQARQPEACGKCHLGPDHPQIEVWEESKHGIMYRANRESLNLDKDTWVAGKDYFSGPTCASCHMGAAGNLGVTHDVGERISWTLRPPISTKLNMVIFEDHSKLDIPGDSPELPAVDATFKGKKVTAFKTWEDRRDTMKTVCNQCHSKEFTSGAYDQFDGVVDLYNTKFALPARSIISELKFRKIISEPDFDDPIEWTWWELWHHEGRRARHGAAMQGPDYTWWHGMYEVGKHFYEKFIPQLKEVAGEETAKELLDKYVYSQEGHQWHRDGMGKEALQKIQKFYSDRYKQ; from the coding sequence ATGAAAAACAACTATCTATGGCCGTTAACCCTGGCAATTCTGTTGGTCACATCCCTCTTATTGGGATCAGCACCCTGCACAACGTGTCACACAAAAGTCACTCCGGGAATTGTAAAACAGTGGGAAAGTTCCAAACATTTTAAGGCGGGAATCGATTGTGCCGATTGCCATGGCGCCGAAGAAGGAGAACCTGACGCTTTCCTGCACAACGGGGCATGGGTTTCGATCATCGTATCCCCGAAGGATTGCAGCCAATGTCACGAAAAAGAGTTCATGGAGCAGAAGGGATCCCACCATGCAAAGGCCGCGGAGATTCTTGGGTCTCTGGATAATCTCCTTGGCGAGGTGGTGGGAGGACCGCCGGCCGTGGATGCCGGGTGCAGACAGTGCCACGGATCTGCAGTCCGTGTTGATGATCAGGGAAAACCCACCAAAGAAACCTGGCCCAACACAGGTATGGGAAGAATCAATCCAGACGGTTCTGCTGGTTCGTGTTCCGCCTGCCATGCCAGGCACGAGTTCAGCGCCGCCCAGGCACGACAGCCGGAAGCCTGTGGAAAATGCCACCTCGGACCTGACCACCCCCAGATTGAAGTATGGGAGGAATCCAAACACGGCATCATGTATCGTGCCAATCGTGAATCCCTGAATCTTGACAAGGATACCTGGGTTGCGGGAAAAGATTATTTCTCCGGGCCGACCTGCGCATCGTGTCACATGGGTGCGGCGGGAAATCTGGGAGTCACCCATGATGTCGGAGAACGAATTTCGTGGACGCTTCGTCCTCCGATTTCAACCAAGCTAAACATGGTGATCTTTGAGGATCACTCCAAGCTTGACATTCCGGGTGATTCCCCCGAACTTCCTGCCGTGGATGCCACATTCAAGGGAAAGAAAGTTACCGCATTTAAAACCTGGGAAGATCGCCGTGACACGATGAAGACTGTATGCAACCAGTGTCACAGCAAGGAATTCACATCGGGAGCTTATGACCAGTTTGACGGTGTTGTTGATCTCTACAATACCAAGTTTGCCCTTCCTGCGCGTTCCATAATCTCAGAACTTAAATTCCGAAAAATCATCTCGGAACCCGATTTCGACGATCCTATTGAATGGACCTGGTGGGAATTGTGGCATCACGAGGGACGACGTGCCCGTCATGGAGCTGCAATGCAGGGACCCGATTACACCTGGTGGCATGGCATGTATGAGGTTGGCAAACATTTTTACGAGAAATTCATTCCTCAGCTGAAGGAGGTGGCTGGAGAAGAAACAGCGAAAGAACTTCTGGATAAATATGTCTACTCCCAGGAGGGCCATCAATGGCACAGGGACGGTATGGGAAAGGAAGCCCTCCAGAAAATTCAGAAGTTTTACTCTGATCGCTATAAGCAGTAA
- a CDS encoding ABC transporter ATP-binding protein, with protein MSFLLEHVTFGYVPGQTIVKDLNLEVPAGKVTGIAGPNGAGKSTLLKLMARVLKPDEGRIFLSDHPLGTIHRKAYARMVAWVPQELLLPFPLTVEDMVRLGRYPHLSPFAPFSKRDREAVDEALSQLELIRYRRTPVQNVSGGERKRVLLARALAADPEILLLDEPFTHLDPHHQRHMAEKILSLHGSGRTIIVVSHDVNLLFRVCQDIVLLKEGRMVEHLQGKGEFSRLQAWEDLFDCPFDRADGLTGPLIAPRVDGSEAP; from the coding sequence ATGAGCTTTCTGCTGGAACATGTCACCTTTGGATACGTGCCCGGCCAGACGATAGTGAAAGACCTGAACCTGGAGGTTCCAGCCGGGAAGGTGACGGGAATTGCGGGTCCCAACGGCGCCGGAAAGTCCACCCTTTTGAAATTAATGGCCCGGGTACTGAAGCCGGACGAGGGAAGGATTTTTCTCTCGGACCATCCCCTTGGAACCATACACAGAAAGGCATATGCCCGCATGGTCGCCTGGGTTCCGCAGGAACTTCTTTTACCCTTCCCCCTTACCGTGGAAGACATGGTACGGCTGGGACGATATCCACACCTCTCTCCCTTTGCACCCTTCTCAAAGCGGGACAGGGAGGCTGTGGATGAGGCACTTTCTCAACTCGAACTGATCCGTTATCGAAGGACACCCGTCCAGAACGTGAGCGGAGGCGAGCGAAAGAGGGTTCTGCTCGCCCGTGCCCTGGCAGCCGATCCGGAGATCCTTCTTCTCGACGAACCCTTCACTCACCTGGATCCTCACCACCAGAGACACATGGCGGAAAAGATCCTTTCCCTTCACGGATCGGGGCGAACGATCATCGTCGTTTCCCATGATGTCAATCTCCTGTTCCGGGTCTGCCAGGACATCGTTCTTCTCAAAGAGGGAAGGATGGTGGAGCACCTTCAGGGAAAGGGCGAATTTTCACGTCTCCAGGCCTGGGAGGATCTCTTTGACTGCCCCTTTGAC
- a CDS encoding iron ABC transporter permease: MRRTLLLILLLLLACLLSLGTGPYPVLDGLRSGDPTAWKVLIYLRLPRAIAAFLVGAALSLAGSGLQTLLRNPLADPFVLGVSSGAAAGMLASLMLGFSPYSISTFLLAFLGGALTVWSVAFMGTTRGRMDTTRMLLSGVILNAFFASLILMGLSYVHHRQLSSYMHWMMGNLSDLSLGTAGTLAPLLILGALPLLLLTRQLDVFLLGEETASSSGISVERLKRVVFFSASFLTAMTVALVGIIGFVGLIVPNLCRRWWGSSHTVLFATSTLLGGAFLVLADSAARFFPGGDLPAGAVTALVGAPFFLMLLGRDT, from the coding sequence ATGCGACGTACTCTGCTCCTGATCCTTCTGCTGCTTTTGGCATGTCTCCTGAGCCTCGGCACCGGTCCCTACCCGGTTCTGGATGGCCTTCGTTCGGGAGATCCGACGGCATGGAAGGTTCTGATTTACCTTCGACTCCCCCGGGCCATCGCTGCGTTTCTTGTGGGAGCCGCCCTCTCCCTCGCCGGATCGGGCCTCCAGACACTTCTCCGTAACCCCCTGGCGGATCCCTTTGTTCTCGGAGTTTCCTCGGGCGCGGCTGCAGGAATGCTGGCCAGCCTCATGCTTGGTTTTTCACCGTATTCCATCTCAACCTTTCTGCTCGCCTTTCTTGGAGGCGCACTGACCGTATGGAGTGTGGCATTCATGGGAACGACACGGGGCCGAATGGATACGACCCGCATGCTGCTTTCAGGCGTCATCCTGAATGCCTTCTTTGCAAGCCTGATCCTGATGGGACTCTCTTATGTTCACCATCGCCAGCTTTCCAGCTACATGCACTGGATGATGGGAAACCTCTCCGATCTTTCCCTGGGTACGGCAGGAACCCTGGCCCCCCTGCTGATCCTTGGAGCTCTCCCCCTGCTGCTCCTGACCCGGCAGCTGGACGTCTTTCTGCTGGGTGAGGAAACCGCTTCCTCCAGCGGTATTTCCGTGGAACGGCTGAAACGTGTCGTCTTCTTCTCCGCGTCTTTCCTGACCGCCATGACCGTGGCTCTTGTGGGGATTATCGGATTTGTCGGCCTGATCGTCCCGAACCTGTGCCGTCGCTGGTGGGGCAGCAGCCATACCGTTCTCTTTGCCACTTCAACCCTCCTGGGCGGAGCCTTTCTTGTTCTGGCCGATAGTGCGGCCAGATTTTTCCCCGGGGGCGATCTGCCTGCAGGAGCCGTGACCGCCCTGGTAGGCGCTCCCTTCTTCCTTATGCTTTTAGGACGTGACACATGA
- a CDS encoding alginate export family protein → MKRLLFFVLALGLAGGLAGNDNLNIQVEFRHRFEYQDNFDFNSLADDQLGFHLFRSRLTLSWKATKTLSLFTQFQDARVWNLEVGSPAPYRDQLDIRQAYAVYHPAVFSSFSLTAGRMELIYGEERLIGGFNWSNVAQSFDGIKIRHQKSMWTTDLFAVRKVITEYDQLNQWNDEDTLWGLYTSGRVTSHHILDLYYLFRDTDTAITFGPKVGSGTLSESTIGFFFRGREVAGFDYGFESAYQFGNFGDQDISAYALIIQIGYTLPFRYTPRIGLEYAFGSGDDDPVDGTRNTFDNLFPTNHKFYGYMDRASLQNLKDLRLSFSLVPASKVKVQADIHFLRLAETTDSLYSAARKPLRTSDDPSISNKVGTEFDLTAALPFGDHLSFLFGYSHFSAGDYLADTGLADNGEYFYMQTSLKF, encoded by the coding sequence ATGAAGCGGCTTCTATTTTTCGTACTTGCACTCGGCCTGGCAGGAGGCCTTGCCGGCAATGACAATCTGAATATCCAGGTCGAGTTCCGGCATCGGTTTGAATATCAGGATAATTTCGACTTCAATTCTCTGGCAGATGATCAGCTGGGTTTTCATCTCTTTCGTTCTCGTCTCACTCTGTCGTGGAAGGCAACAAAAACACTATCCCTTTTCACCCAGTTTCAGGATGCAAGAGTATGGAATCTCGAAGTTGGCAGCCCAGCTCCCTATCGGGATCAACTGGATATCCGACAGGCATATGCCGTTTATCACCCGGCCGTTTTCTCATCCTTCTCCCTGACAGCGGGGAGAATGGAGCTCATCTATGGTGAGGAACGGCTTATCGGCGGGTTTAACTGGTCCAACGTGGCGCAATCATTCGATGGGATTAAAATCCGACATCAGAAATCCATGTGGACAACCGATCTCTTTGCCGTTCGAAAGGTCATTACAGAATACGACCAGCTGAATCAATGGAACGATGAAGACACCCTTTGGGGCCTTTACACTTCGGGGAGAGTTACATCTCACCACATCCTTGATCTGTACTATTTGTTCAGAGATACCGATACCGCCATAACCTTCGGTCCCAAAGTCGGTTCCGGGACGCTTTCTGAGTCCACAATCGGATTCTTCTTCCGGGGCAGAGAAGTTGCGGGATTTGATTATGGGTTCGAAAGCGCTTATCAGTTTGGTAATTTCGGCGATCAGGACATTTCCGCCTACGCGCTGATTATCCAGATCGGGTACACTCTTCCATTCCGGTACACACCAAGGATCGGACTCGAATACGCCTTCGGTTCCGGAGACGATGACCCTGTGGACGGTACGCGAAACACCTTTGACAATTTATTCCCTACAAACCATAAGTTTTACGGGTACATGGACCGCGCGAGTCTCCAGAACCTGAAGGACCTGAGGCTCTCGTTTTCCCTGGTTCCGGCAAGCAAGGTCAAGGTCCAGGCCGACATCCATTTCCTTCGTCTTGCAGAAACGACGGACTCCCTTTACAGCGCTGCCAGAAAACCACTGCGCACCTCCGATGATCCTTCGATAAGCAATAAAGTTGGAACAGAATTCGACCTGACCGCTGCACTTCCCTTCGGTGACCACCTATCGTTCCTGTTCGGATATTCTCATTTTTCTGCCGGTGATTATCTGGCAGATACAGGCCTGGCGGATAATGGTGAATATTTTTATATGCAGACTTCACTAAAATTTTAG